A region of the Silene latifolia isolate original U9 population chromosome 9, ASM4854445v1, whole genome shotgun sequence genome:
TGCAAGCTAAGTTGAAAGAAGACCAAATGGACTAAGAATTTGATGTTGCATGGACTTTGTACTTCAAGTTGCATGGGTTTGCATGAGGAAAATGTTGGATCAAAATAAAAATGCAAGAGAagtcaacaatcaaagtcaagcctAATGTTCAAGTCCAAATCAAAGAGGAAAGGATAGGATTCCAAGATACCTAGGATGCCAAGAGATGAGGTCTtaaaccgggtgattaatcgctaATTAATCACCCACATAGGATACTTTTGCTAATTAATTAAGATGGGATTTAATAGAAACGGTAGAGAaacacccaaccccgatcgggccTGCATGCTTCATGAATGCTTACGTTTCcttctcctctcctataaataggagaggtattccaaggCTTAGGGTATCTCATTTTTCACGCCTCATTTTATTCTCCATAGCCTTAAGCAATAtaattctctcaatagttttcatattagtttacaattttattaatcttgtagttgttaaacatttggttctaagttatttcaagcatttggttttaTTTGTCTCTTCCATATAAGCTCTCTTCTATTAAGGTATTTCTAATTCTAGTTTgcaattttacatttctattttagttatcacatagtttaTAATCAAAGTACTTTATTTAGATTACTTTAGTTTAATTTCTTTTATATGTTAAATCATTTAGCTCACATAAATCACCCAATCATGTTTATCATTTCTCTTTACATAGTTTATAATTTATACcctaatatgagtagctaaatctcttagtctaagggctaggggagccatgcataaatcaaatatgtaacatgataaaataggttagaaataatattgttcatattgcttctatcacatgtttgcaccataatgtttaatcctTGTTTAAAACCTTAACcatagattaagtttgttcattcattctaaaagtcgagaggcatggaatcgaattagacaaagcatgtgtagtaggacgacctagtcatggacgaaagTTTCTCTAGGactcggtctatggttgatactaatgccgtaaggtgggtatctttaagtctaagcaattgacaatgttattagtaccgaatttatcatgatcatatgttaacctttgcatgagtgacccaAACCCCTTAGACtcctttttattatattatttacatcataatttttattagttatcaaaccaacaacaaacaaaaaaaaaaacgatatcAATCTTAATAGAAATCTTTCTATAGCATTTcacaacgtaattcccgtttccttgtgttcgacccctattactacatttatttgttgTCTAGagaaattatctttgcataggtacacgataagcctatcagtaagccttaacctagaccggaaggttggaaggggtgagacccgcagtgaacaattggatgctttagtgaggacggaagctaagctaatagtattttgaggcgaattgagaccggaaggagatattcgttgccctttAGACCGACACATGCGACCGATCTgtaccttaactgcaattaactgacattcattgatgacccgacaatcctagttgtctctctctctctctctctctctctcctgcTAATCCCTCTTATCTTtaattctcttgccttaatctcccttagttagtttattcaactcaaacccccaatcgtgaccttagacagaccgaattaacaagtagatagtgaccgcctccctgtggagatcgaccctacttaccgctgacttctgttagtgtatctaggttttatttttggtacctaaacgacggtatcaaccaGACTTAATTCAAAAGAGCTATGACATTGATACATTTTTAAGCAATCAAGGGGACCAATTGCAGAATGATCCCTCTGTTGTCGCAACTTATCAGTTGATTAATGGGTTAATCCAGAAGAAAGGCAAGATAGTGGTTGATCCTGATCAGTCCCTAAGAGATAAAATATTGGAGTGGCTCCATAGTGCACCCCAAAATGGACACTCAGGTAGGGATGCTACCACTAGAAGAGTGAAGACACTGTTTGTTTAGAGATGTATGACTAAGGACATTAGTCACTTTGTTAGACATTGTGTTACTTGTCAAGCTAACAAGTATGACCATTCCGCTTATCCTGATTTATTACAACCATTACCCATTACTTCTGAGATATGGATGGATATTTCTATGAACTTCATTACTGGATTGCCAAAATCTCAAGGGAGGGAAGTCATTTTTGTTGTGGTGGACAGAATGAGTAAGTATGCTCATTTTATGGGTCTAGCTCACCCATATACAACAATTGAGGTAGCCCAAGCTTATCTGGATAATGTCTTCAAACTAAATGGGTGGCTTAGGAGTATAGTAAGTGATAGGGATGCCATTTTTTACAAGCCAATTCTGGCAGGCCTGATTTTAACTTCAGGGATCTGAGTTACTGTTGTCATCTGCTTACCACCCGCAggcagatggtcagacagaggtGGTCAACAGGTGCATTGAGTCTTACTTGAGGTGTATGTGTAGGGAGAAGCCTAGGGATTGGCTTATGTGGTTACCTCTAGCCGGGTGGTGGTATAATACTACATATCATTCTGCTACCCATTTGACACCTTATGAAGCAGTATATACTCAACCTCCTCCTATCCATCTTTCTTATTTACTAGGGGAGTCTTCAGTGGAGGCTGTGGATAGAAGTCATAGAACTATGCAGCGCAGGGAAGCCATGTTAACTTTACTCAAGAAAGAGTTGGCCAAGGCCCATCAAAGGATGAAAGCACGGGCTGATAGAGGCAGAATAGAAAGAGTATTTAAAGTTGGAGATTGGGTGTGGCTGAAGTTACAACCTTACAGGCAAGGTTCAATTCAGCAAAGAATGAATGAAAAGATATCGCCCAAGTACTATGGACCTTTTCAAGTGAAAGATACTGTGGGGAAAGTAGCATATAAGCTGATTCTTCCTGATACTGTTAAGATCCATAGGATCttccatgtgtctcagttaaAAGCATTCAGAGGCATTATCCCTGTTGCAACTCATATCCCAGACTGGATGCAGGGTCTCTCTACTGATAATACCCTTCAACCAGCAGCTGTTTTGGAAAAAAAGAATTGTAAAAAGGCAGAACAAAGCTGCTCTACAGTACTGATTGGTACATTGGGAAGGATTTCCAATCCATGATGCTACGTGAGAATTTGCTGATGTAATGAAACAATAGTATCCCGAGTTTGTCCAGAAGTTAATTAGCTGAGACTTGAGGTCAAGTCTCTTTTTAAGAGGGAAGATATGATGCagcataacaaaaataacaaataaataatataaataacaAATTGGGAACTTTGGCGCCAAAGTTAGTTCAGAAGTTTTTAAAGTTGAGCTGTCAATTAGCTGTCATCTTTAGTATAAAAACTATACTCATTCTTTGTAAtagattcattcatcattttacaCTAATTTCTCAATAAAATCCTAATCTTTCAACTATCTTTCTATTCTCTACATTTCTTCTAATAATTGCTTGAATTTGTATAGAACCTCGAAATACCCATTTCCTCCACAAATTCTGGGCTATTTCCTACATTCTATATCATAAATTTGTAACAGTTGATTTATAGGCTAGTTTTAGTTAAGCTTAAGATTAGACCTGACAAACAGATCAACCGAGTCAGATTTGGGTCGAGTCAATATCGGATTTGCAAGAGTTGGATCGTATCCGGTCGTTTCGTTTTCAGGTCAATTATTACCAAACTATTTAGGAATAAAGAAAATTAGGTCTTGAGTATGACTATCGGATCAGGTATGAATCAGGTTATTCAGATCGCGTCATTCGAACTGAGTGAATTTTGCCATTCGAGCTGAGTGAATTTTGCCACATCTAAATAGGAGTGACATGAttcttagggggtgtttggtaaacagcggattgaCAAAAAAATAGCATATTTGGGACTTTTAGCATATTTGACCGGTCAATATGCTATttggggtgtttggtaaacagcatattggGATAGTAGATTGGGGCCGAATctactattttacaatatgctgctccCCCCAACATATTCTAAGAGTAGATTGGGAAAAAAATAAATTCACATTTTTACCCTTAGGAAAATATAACCTTACATTTATTCCATAGTTAATTCATGTACTTGTCATTTTACAAAAGATTGAGATTATATGCTAATTTAAATCTGCTACTTACCAAACACTTTTAACAAAATCTGCTAATCgaatatactagtcaaacctgtCAACAAAATCTGCTAATTATAATCTACTTTCACAATCTGCTTCTGACAATATTAATCCGCGGTTTACCAAATAGAGCCTTACTAGGTTTGATGCCCGGCTACGCCCGGActacctttatttaccatttaaaatttattttctatAAAATATGATTCGCTGAATTTGGTTattaacacatacatttacaatttatatcttgaaattatgatgagatgtaaaattaatcaacaattaTGAGACACTTTCACCACTCCcgctattactttcactacatcccctgttaatactattacgttcactacttcttCGGTTACAGTTGTTTCTTTAACTATTcctgctatttttacggttaatccgttagttttgtcaaactcatatatttaaatcgaattgttaattaatttttcatactctctCCGTTGTTTCTATTGTAACTTTCATTGCATAAGTTGTGACgtttattactttcactactcccaccgtcattattttttcttccactactcccgcatttattactgttaatttcactactcccgttgctgATAGTATGACTTTCACTGCTGTTGCTActattgttgcttttactactcacatgggTAGTTACTATCATATTAGTTTATGATTATATAGTTGTATTAAAGTTATATActtaaataaatctgaaatattagattagaatattatttaggagcaatcattattatttactaattaaattacaaatctaatgaattatgggaatattatattttttgaaaatcttaaatgatttatttaccttttaatagtttccaaaatataacgacacttatattatatttgtgtatgttaaataattaacatctttatactaattaaatacCATAAGTAAGGTCTGTTTATTTAAGAAAACTCACCATATTCtggtgttctctaaatttatacttcaaccaaaactatataatatttacattgaagtcccttgttcaggtccatTACACAGCGCTAgcgattaaaaactatatagtataattaatttgtatgatttatttaattacattgaactcccttgatttctggaattaatatatactccctccattcaactccactttgcaactttgGTTTTTACACGGATATTAAGGAGCGGATTAAAAAAGTATTAAAGGTACATggggaaagagaaagaagaggttaaaaatattaaaaaaacataAATGTGGGGTTTTATGGTGGGTTAGTGTGGGGTTTGgatgacattttttgtaaataaagattttcaataaggatagaattgtcatttttttagccaaataaggaaacctgtaaagtggagttgaatggacggaaatggaatacatgtaaagtggagttgaatggagggagtagtattgattgattgattgataactCTTCTAAGGGATCCTAATGTCATGTGATGGATCAGCTTTCTTTGGGCTGCACCAGTCGCTGGGGTTATGTTTGATCCTTTCTATGCCCTCTCTGCTGATGGGCTCATACACTAGTCTGAGCTTAAAACATAAACCAATTGCTATTCGTCCTTATGTGTCCATCAGCATAATTTAGCCGGAGATTCTCGATGACTTTGGTTATCTTTATGCGAAGACTTAGGGTGTACATTGGTCCGGAATTGGACCGACTGGACCAAAATCAAATAAAGGTTAAAAGGTGGATTGAGGGTCGGATcatattaatattggtccggtTCAATCTGGACCAGAAAAATGCATGGAAAAAGTCGGACTGGACTAAATAGATCAAAGTGACCAAATATAATGGTCATTGACATGatttaacatataaaattaaaacttagaaGTTGGTAACGATCAAAATAAACATTATTATCTTCCTACTAGATTTAAGTACATAATTACACATCGTATAATACGCGTAAACAAAGTAGACAATAAAATCAATGATATTACAATTTGTAAAGATTTTTTTCTTATATAAGTTCGGTCCACGGTCGGCGGTCCATTCGGTTTGGTCCAGGACCAGACCGAAGACCAAAGTAGAGTTAATAGGCGGACTATGGATCGAACCAAATAAAATACGGTATGGTCtggtccagaccaaatggtccggtccggtttgATCTTTGGTCCGGATCAATGAGGGAACACCTCTAGCGACGAGTATATAGATAAACTTTACTTCTTATCCGATAATAAAGAATAACTTCATTATTGTTTAAATGAGTAGATTGAATTATATTGGAAGAATATGCAAATGTTGGTGTGTATTTATGTCTTGAGAGATTTTTTAGGTTAAAGTCTACTTACTAACAATCTTGGTGTGTATTTATGTCTTgagatttttttttggtttaaaaTGTTTAACAATCTTGGTGTGTATTTATGTCTTgagatttttttttggtttaaaaTGTTTTGAGAGTTTGAGACGATGCTTTTTAGATTTTGAGTCTGTCACCTTTAAGTGGCTAACCTGATATATGTAATTAGTGGTCATTAAAAACAACGATTACGGATTTCCTCATCATCCAAAAAAGAAATTATACTCCGTATTGATGTAGATTGAAAACAATCTTAAATAAATTAACTCTTATATGAAATCGAAGGTGACACGAAAGCTAAGAAGTGATATAATTTATTCTTCCAAATCACACGTCAATTAAAAAGGGTAGTTAAATGTGCTACGCATGTTCCTCAAACAACAAACACATCTTTCATCAAGCACATGAAAACGCAATTTGCCTCAACAAATTCCGTTAAACAATACATATTTTACACCTACTCTTTTTAAGTAGATCTTTCTCAACACGGTCctaaattaaaatataaaaatgTCAAAATTTTTATAATAGAAATTAACTCATTtaacaataaaatattataactAAAATTATCATTTTTAAGCAAAAATATGGTAGTATTATGTTACTAGAAAATATTAACTCtactttttatcataaaatgattATATTTGATCCATTTTAATTTCAGACGGACGTAGTTCGTCTAAAAGAAGAATTTGTCACTACTCGTATATATTTAACTATATTTTCTTGGTCCCTTATTTATTTTaggaaaatgataaatacaatgcCTGTATTTAAGAAGCTACTAAAtttttaatatttgtattaattgCATTGAATAATGTGTAATTTAATTCTTAATTCCTAAGTCAATACCACGTATAAAAGTCATTAAAGGGCTGGACATTACCCtttattttattatatattttgtCATTCATCCACACAAAACTAATATAAATACACTTCACAAATAATCATAACTACATACATCAAACATCAAAGTCTAATTAAGTTTACACTCAATATTATAATTAGTTGTTGAAAAATCATCATTATTAAGTGATAAAAGAAGTAATTAAGGTATCATAATCAAGAAAAAAGAAGATTAATTGTTAGATTATGAATCCATTAGGTGTAATTAAGATTACGGTTAAGAGGGGGATTGATCTTAAAGTTTGTGATGCTTTTTCTAGTGATCCTTATGTTATTATCATCTCCGGTTCACAAGTAAGTTAGCCTTCTtcatctttttatttttatttttcttctaTTTGTGTATTCTAAGCTATTTTTTCTTGATATTAAAGCAAGATTTCAATCTTAAGTGGAGAATATAACATGAGTAATTTATTTTCATTTAACGGAAAAATAAATTTAACTTTTTAACGGAAAAATATATCCAACCTGTCGATACTAGTACCACAGTTAGATAACTTGTAACATACTACGTACTTGCTTCATCTGATAGAAATACAATCTTGGTGACTAATAGATGCATAAAAAAAATGTTTTCTGTTCTTTAATTTACATACTTGTTCGTTCATATACGGTTTTTACTAAATCATACACGAAGTACATTTTTTCATGAGTTTTCTGTCAAATACTATGTATCTTCATCACAAtcaaagggaaaaaaaaaaatctaaatcaTCTGTTCGTCTTCTCttccttttaaaaccttttttttacAACGATAAACTGTATTACAGAAATAAAACCGTAAAATACAAATATGGGACGACTAGCTACTCGGAAACTATTTAGAAGACCAACTAAGCGAGCCAGAATTACAGAGACAATACTTCTTGAAGGGAGGATGATAATAATCTTCGATCCGGATAAAATTGACCTCTTTCTTTTTAGCCCTTTTAACCGTTGTAATGATATTGGTGTAcatgcacaaaaaaaaaaaaaaaaaaaaggaacggTTGACAGAAACGGTAGATCTTTCAAAACCTTATACGAGtaatttcttttctcaaatttctAATTATGAATCGTAATTTACGTATCGAATTGAATATCAGATACAAAGCGTCTTGTTTGTGACGTactatatccgtcacaagctgaagacggatactcCTCCTCTCACAATAAaacaagtgggagggcaagtgggtaGAAAATGAAGCACCCATTAATAATAATGTCAATTGCTTTTTATGAGAGGGACACTGTCCGTCTCCAGCttatgacggatagtgtccgtcttcaatgagaatttgtgtatcaCATAAGTTAGTAAGTACTACTCGtaagtactccctcctatccactcttttcttccctatttccaaaacggattattcaggttttcttcccctttcctttttgagaaagtttttattaatattatactcttacctctttccactcatcaaaccccactatatatactttattaatatttaattttaattattcctatctctctccaataaccaaaccccactcatctcatttattaatatttaatcataattattcatacctctctccaattaccaaaccccactcatatatttatcaatattatactccccacCCTTAATCTTCGTGCCCACTTCAAATGGGAAAAAAAAGGatggataggagggagtagtaaGTACTACGGAGTACAAGTCTACAACtattagtactccctccattcaactccactttacatgtttgctttatcacgtttgccaacgcgacttttacgcggtaaatatttTTAGttgcgtatttgcaaaaattataaaatttagataattttaatgtactcttaaagacgaatcaaataaaatcccacatgaatatattttaacttatgtatcgagagaaaattgaagttgaatatCCGTTTGTGAATAATGTGCAAAATAGAAacctgcaaagtggagttgaatggagctaGGGAGTATAGAACTATAGACCAATTTTAAAATGTTAGTGTCATACTCTTGTGCCTATAAAACATGTGATTCTGTGAATGGTTCTAAACTTGTACGACCCACACGTTCGAAAGCCAGATCTAAGTTCTGGAGTCTTATAATTGGATCTTGCATACTGATGTGTTTTGTAGAGCTAAGTCAGCTGTTAAATTAGTTAAACTACTCCCTCCATTGTTTACTCGTCTTCATTTATTTATCCTTTTTATTTTTTACAAGGACtattttaatcaaagttaaataaataattaaaacggACCGAATACTATTTAAATATATTGAGgtttaataggaatatttataatagttgggtctcaaccatcaccttaataTTTATACTGGTTGAGGCAGTCAAACTCTtttatggtatcagagccagtgtgaccgaaggtcacgggttcaaatcctgacaacctcaaaacccctcaaaaactcgaagtggaattGCCCAATGGACATTTGAGTAAGGGAGCGTAAtaagaatatttataataattgagcatcatggttcatctatcaaggtggttttttctaacgtgtgctAGGTCAGCATACCTTAATAACCTATTTATGGTAATATTAACAACATATTCACATGAGATACTCAATTATATTCTCATTTTTAccatatttaatgagaatataTTATTAATCTTATCATATATGGttattaacatgtgcccttatAATAATACTTGTGTAAAATCATTTTACAAAAGAATATGCATAAACGTAGACAGTTAATTAACGTTTTTGCAAACTTGCCACGAGGTGGCACCGAGGCTTGGTACCGGATGCTAATTGCCATGTCATTTTAGTTTACGGGATATAAAAGGGTAAATCAAGAAAAACAACGCAATATCATCCAGTAAATAACCCGTGTAATTCGACAGTAATAGATACATTCATCAATGGCATTTCCCCTAAATACGTTCATAGTTCATACCTTAATctttcacattttttttttacctttCTCCTCCAATTTCTGCACTTGGAATAATATTCCAATTTATTATAATAAATTGCATGAagaaatataaataaaaatggAGGGGAAAGGATTTCtgaaaataaaaatacaaagagGCATTAATCTTGCTGTTCGTGATGCTGCTAGCAGTGACCCTTATGTTGTTATCTCTATGGGCTCTCAGGCCTGTTTTCCATTTCtcctttcttttgattttttaatTTCGTGATGGTCGATTTTCTTTAAATTAGTTTTGTTTGGATCGATAATGGTAATCTTTATTAGGTGCGCATTGGATAAACAATGACATATGTGATGGATTGTAAAAAATCGTCATATAGTATGAATCATGAATGTGGAATTCATAACAATGTTTGTTAGTAAATCGTCATCCATAAGTCCTATACTAAATAATGTTGATCGTTGAAATGGGGTTTGATGAAACTTATTAAGCAAAATGAAGTTTAGAAGAAACATGTCAATTCATGTTGCGCGTTTATCTAAACCTCATTTTGCTAAATATGTTTCATCCGGTACCATTTTTGCTAATAATCGCGTTAATCTTTGCTTTCCTTTATAAAATATTGAAGATTTGAAGCTTATCAATGTAACAAACTCTGAAAATTGTGATGCATTTTTATTCTGTAAGATCTGTAACAACATGACAACATGTACAGCAATAATATACAATGTATAatgctattatacaactggttgtagtaTAGTATTTGTGAATAATATAGATGTTTTGTATTTCTGATTTTCTCGTTTGCTTTCTGCAGAAATTAAAGACTCGAGTAATTAAGAAAAACTGCAACCCTGTGTGGAATGATGTATTAACTCTTTCAGTTACTGATCCTAAAGTTCCAATCAAGCTAGTAAGTCGATCAAATTTGTTATTTCCGTCTGTATAGGAATATATTCATCAACAGAATCTTAGTATTTCCATTTTGCTGTTTTTGCAGACAGTATTTGACAAAGATACATTCACAGAAGACGACAGGATGGGCGATGCAATAATCGACATCAAACCATACTTAGATTGTCTTCAAATGGGGCTGGGAGAACTCCCCCTCGGAACTGCAGTCAAGAAAATACAGCCTGACGCGCATAATTGCCTAGCGGATGAAAGTAAGGTCACTTGGATCGGCAAAGGGAAGATGATCCAAGACATGATTCTAAAGCTTCAGCATGTTGAGAAGGGTAAAGTTCAAATCCAACTCGAGTGGATTGATCTTCCCGGTTGTAGGGGATTAAGGCCTTAAACCTGTCTTCCCCATCCCGGCCTCATGTATGATTATGAATTGTGCTCTTAAGCTCGACTTTAATATCTTGTGTTGTTATATAAGACACGGTATCATGTTCCGCTAAGCTATATTTTCTTGTCAAATGTCTTGTTACCTTTACC
Encoded here:
- the LOC141598992 gene encoding protein C2-DOMAIN ABA-RELATED 7-like isoform X1, with protein sequence MNPLGVIKITVKRGIDLKVCDAFSSDPYVIIISGSQKLKTRVIKKNCNPVWNDVLTLSVTDPKVPIKLTVFDKDTFTEDDRMGDAIIDIKPYLDCLQMGLGELPLGTAVKKIQPDAHNCLADESKVTWIGKGKMIQDMILKLQHVEKGKVQIQLEWIDLPGCRGLRP
- the LOC141598992 gene encoding protein C2-DOMAIN ABA-RELATED 7-like isoform X2 is translated as MEGKGFLKIKIQRGINLAVRDAASSDPYVVISMGSQKLKTRVIKKNCNPVWNDVLTLSVTDPKVPIKLTVFDKDTFTEDDRMGDAIIDIKPYLDCLQMGLGELPLGTAVKKIQPDAHNCLADESKVTWIGKGKMIQDMILKLQHVEKGKVQIQLEWIDLPGCRGLRP